A window of the Helianthus annuus cultivar XRQ/B chromosome 4, HanXRQr2.0-SUNRISE, whole genome shotgun sequence genome harbors these coding sequences:
- the LOC118491180 gene encoding uncharacterized protein LOC118491180, protein MRIRKNAKISALLYTNSNLSSVADQCMLQKNLCQLNQSPWDIITFPSSDSSSSFYRFDDNEVNCNVNVAGNGSSIDSIGGFESMASKTSGLGENDNVNGRDNGYEENLGFKEEGGTSEIQEEIKLCGMSDEKGWQCGSVVKNGNTMCDHHITKLQDQAVWTTKKKSGPGSGLTTGARPRRPKKRPTTDPHEFYYYSGFGPSWGKKRGSTCTTLNVGNKAASVASNSNTSSISGDVDLQEEMGKRFEPDTSKVEPVALGNYLDDEDEEIEKVFIGKKRGRKPIKERSLKSLM, encoded by the exons ATGAGAATAAGAAAAAATGCAAAAATATCGGCGCTTCTTTACACAAACTCAAATCTTTCAAGTGTTGCTGATCAATGTATGCTCCAGAAGAACTTGTGTCAGCTCAATCAATCTCCATGGGATATTATCACTTTCCCATCTTCAGATTCATCTTCTTCATTCTACCGG TTTGATGATAATGAGGTTAATTGCAACGTTAATGTGGCTGGAAATGGGAGTTCTATTGACTCCATTGGTGGTTTTGAGAG TATGGCTTCCAAGACCTCGGGGTTAGGCGAAAACGATAACGTTAATGGTAGAGATAACGGTTATGAGGAGAATTTAGGGTTTAAGGAGGAAGGAGGGACAAGTGAGATTCAAGAAGAAATTAAGTTATGTGGTATGAGTGATGAGAAAGGATGGCAATGTGGTAGTGTAGTGAAAAATGGCAACACAATGTGTGACCATCATATTACCAAGCTACAAGACCAAGCTGTTTGGACTACTAAGAAAAAGTCTGGGCCGGGCTCTGGGCTCACAACAGGAGCCCGACCTCGCCGGCCCAAGAAACGGCCCACTACCGACCCGCATGAGTTCTACTATTACTCAGGGTTTGGGCCGTCTTGGGGCAAGAAAAGAGGATCAACGTGTACAACTTTAAATGTGGGTAACAAAGCTGCTAGTGTTGCTTCTAATAGCAACACGAGTAGCATCAGTGGTGATGTGGATCTACAAGAAGAGatgggaaaacgatttgaacCCGATACGTCTAAAGTGGAGCCCGTAGCATTAGGTAATTACTTGGATGATGAGGATGAAGAAATTGAAAAGGTATTCATTGGGAAAAAGAGAGGGAGGAAACCGATTAAGGAAAGATCATTGAAATCTTTGATGTGA
- the LOC118491179 gene encoding uncharacterized protein LOC118491179, whose amino-acid sequence MSLVCGCPCPILECVYCLGCARWAWKKCLYTAGHESENWGFATASEFEPVPRICRYILAVYEFDIRNPLWAPPGGYGIDPDMVVLKKDYDENQGKVSPYMIYIDKDNKEIFLLISGLNLAKESDYLLLLDDKLGQTKFDGGYVHNGLLKAAQWVFENECEVLKELVEKYEDYTLTFAGHSLGAGVVTLLTMLVVKNRDRIGNIERKRIKCFAIAPARCVSLNLAVRYADVINSVVLQDDFMPRTSVALEVLFKSLFCFPCILCGTCIKETCTLQEHMLQDPRRLYAPGRLYHVIVRKPFGVGRISPVVKTAVPVDGRFEHMVLSCHVLSDHSIALMEREFTNALDTLKEKDRVMDIPPQQRMERSSSIAVEHSEEHKAALAKAAALEVPEAYSPSEYGTFRNVPEDTPPIGSSRRRENWDELAGRLFETDESGQMVLKTNWY is encoded by the exons atgtcACTTGTTTGTGGTTGCCCTTGTCCAATTCTTGAATGTGTATACTGTTTGGGATGTGCGCGTTGGGCGTGGAAAAAATGTCTTTACACGGCGGGACACGAAAGTGAGAATTGGGGTTTTGCCACTGCGAGTGAATTCGAACCGGTTCCGAGAATTTGTAGATATATTTTAGCTGTTTACGAGTTTGACATTCGTAACCCTCTTTGGGCCCCGCCGGGAGGATACGGAATTGATCCGGATATGGTGGTTTTGAAAAAAGATTATGACGAAAATCAAGGGAAGGTGTCTCCTTACATGATATACATCGATAAAgataataaagaaatatttttgttaaTCAGTGGGCTTAATTTAGCGAAAGAAAGCGATTATTTGCTATTACTTGATGATAAATTAGGGCAGACGAAGTTTGATGGCGGATATGTTCATAACGGGTTACTGAAGGCGGCTCAATGGGTGTTTGAGAATGAATGTGAGGTTTTGAAAGAGTTGGTTGAAAAGTATGAGGAttatactttgacttttgctGGTCATTCGTTAGGGGCAGGGGTGGTCACTTTGTTGACCATGTTGGTGGTCAAAAACCGGGATAGGATTGGGAATATTGAGAGGAAGAGGATAAAATGTTTTGCGATTGCTCCGGCTAGGTGTGTGTCGCTAAATTTGGCTGTGAGATATGCTGATGTAATCAATTCCGTCGTTCTTCAG GATGATTTCATGCCTCGAACAAGTGTAGCGTTGGAAGTACTCTTCAAGTCACTTTTTTG TTTCCCATGCATACTATGTGGCACATGCATAAAGGAAACATGCACACTACAGGAGCACATGCTTCAAGATCCAAGGCGCTTATATGCACCTGGCCGCCTTTATCATGTTATTGTAAGGAAGCCATTCGG AGTTGGGAGAATTTCTCCTGTCGTGAAAACAGCGGTACCTGTAGACGGGAGATTTGAGCACATGGTTCTCTCATGTCATGTTCTTAGCGATCATTCTATTGCTCTCATGGAACGTGAGTTTACAAATGCACTCGAT ACATTGAAGGAGAAAGATCGAGTGATGGATATCCCACCACAACAGAGAATGGAAAGAAGTTCATCAATAGCCGTTGAGCATTCAGAGGAACACAAAGCAGCATTAGCAAAGGCTGCTGCACTCGAAGTTCCGGAAGCTTACTCGCCCAGCGAATATGGAACCTTCCGGAATGTTCCAGAAGACACTCCTCCGATCGGGTCATCAAGAAGGAGAGAAAACTGGGATGAGTTAGCGGGTCGGCTTTTTGAGACTGATGAATCGGGTCAAATGGTGTTGAAGACCAATTGGTATTGA